In one window of Nicotiana tabacum cultivar K326 chromosome 12, ASM71507v2, whole genome shotgun sequence DNA:
- the LOC107807543 gene encoding subtilisin-like protease SBT3, with amino-acid sequence MLKKISSFNILLNMASHITLCIWLLFFFISIISLAKPETYIIHMDLSAMPKAFASHHNWYLTTLASLSDSSTNHKEFLSSKLVYAYTNAINGFSASLSPSEFEAIKNSPGYVSSIKDMSVKIDTTHTSQFLGLNSESGVWPTSDYGKDIIIGLVDTGIWPESKSYSDYGISEVPSRWKGECESGIEFNSSLCNKKIIGARYFNKGLLANNPNLNISMNSARDTDGHGTHTSSTAAGSYVEGASYFGYATGTAIGIAPKAHVAMYKALWEEGVYLSDVLAAIDQAITDGVDVLSLSLGIDAIPLHEDPVAIAAFAALEKGIFVSTSAGNEGPYYETLHNGTPWVLTVAAGTVDREFIGALTLGNGVSVTGLSLYPGNSSSSESSIVYVECQDDKELQKSAHNIVVCLDKNDSVSEHVYNVRNSKVAGAVFITNITDLEFYLQSEFPAVFLNLQEGDKVLEYIKSNSAPKGKLEFRVTHIGAKPAPKVATYSSRGPSPSCPSILKPDLMAPGALILASWPQQSPVTDVTSGKLFSNFNIISGTSMSCPHASGVAALLKAAHPEWSPAAIRSAMMTTSNAMDNTQSPIRDIGSKNAAATPLAMGAGHIDPNKALDPGLIYDATPQDYVNLLCALNFTSKQIKTITRSSSYTCSNPSLDLNYPSFIGFFNGNSSESDPRRIQEFQRTVTNIGDGMSVYTAKLTTMGKFKVNLVPEKLVFKEKYEKLSYKLRIEGPLVMDDIVVYGSLSWVETEGKYVVRSPIVATSIKVDPLTGHN; translated from the exons atgttaaaaaaaatatcctCCTTCAATATATTACTCAACATGGCAAGTCATATTACCTTGTGTATTTggttgcttttcttctttatttctataATTTCACTAGCAAAGCCAGAAACATATATCATTCATATGGATTTGTCAGCCATGCCAAAAGCTTTTGCTAGCCATCATAATTGGTACTTGACAACACTTGCTTCTTTATCAGACAGTAGTACAAATCACAAAGAATTCTTGTCCTCAAAACTAGTCTATGCTTATACTAATGCCATCAATGGTTTTAGTGCAAGTCTTTCTCCTTCTGAATTTGAAGCCATAAAAAATTCTCCAGGTTATGTTTCTTCAATTAAGGATATGTCAGTTAAAATTGACACAACTCACACATCCCAATTCCTTGGCCTAAACTCTGAGTCTGGTGTATGGCCAACGTCCGACTATGGTAAAGATATCATAATTGGCTTAGTTGATACTGGAATATGGCCAGAGAGTAAAAGCTATAGTGATTATGGGATTAGTGAAGTACCATCAAGATGGAAAGGAGAATGTGAAAGTGGCATTGAGTTCAATTCCTCTTTGTGTAACAAGAAAATCATTGGCGCTCGTTACTTCAATAAAGGCCTACTTGCCAACAATCCAAATCTTAACATTTCAATGAATTCTGCTAGAGATACAGATGGACATGGAACTCACACTTCTTCCACAGCTGCGGGAAGTTATGTCGAGGGTGCATCTTATTTTGGCTATGCCACCGGCACTGCTATTGGCATAGCACCAAAGGCTCATGTGGCTATGTACAAGGCTCTATGGGAAGAAGGTGTATACTTGTCTGATGTTCTTGCTGCAATTGATCAAGCAATTACAGATGGTGTAGATGTTTTATCCTTGTCATTAGGCATAGACGCGATTCCACTACACGAAGATCCTGTGGCAATTGCCGCATTTGCTGCATTGGAGAAAGGTATATTTGTTTCCACCTCTGCAGGAAATGAAGGGCCTTATTATGAGACTTTGCACAATGGAACACCTTGGGTGCTAACTGTTGCAGCTGGCACAGTTGACCGCGAATTTATTGGCGCATTAACTCTTGGAAATGGAGTTTCAGTCACTGGCTTATCGCTCTACCCTGGGAATTCTAGTTCAAGTGAAAGCTCCATTGTCTATGTTGAATGCCAAGATGACAAGGAACTGCAAAAAAGTGCACACAATATTGTTGTCTGCCTTGACAAGAATGATTCGGTCAGTGAGCATGTGTACAATGTGAGAAATTCAAAAGTTGCTGGGGCTGTCTTCATAACTAATATAACTGATTTGGAATTCTACCTCCAAAGCGAATTCCCGGCTGTGTTCTTGAACTTACAAGAGGGTGATAAAGTTCTAGAGTACATTAAGAGCAACTCTGCACCTAAAGGAAAACTTGAATTCCGAGTGACACATATTGGTGCTAAACCAGCACCAAAAGTTGCTACCTATAGCTCAAGAGGACCGTCACCGAGCTGTCCAAGTATCCTCAAGCCTGATCTCATGGCTCCTGGTGCCTTAATACTAGCTTCATGGCCACAACAATCACCAGTGACTGATGTTACCTCAGGAAAACTTTTTAGTAACTTCAATATTATATCTGGTACATCAATGTCATGTCCACATGCTTCTGGTGTAGCAGCACTTCTAAAAGCCGCACACCCTGAATGGAGCCCTGCAGCCATCCGATCTGCCATGATGACCACTTCCAATGCGATGGACAACACACAAAGTCCCATCCGAGACATAG GTAGTAAGAATGCTGCTGCTACTCCTCTAGCCATGGGAGCTGGCCATATCGATCCAAACAAGGCACTAGATCCTGGACTTATCTATGATGCGACACCACAAGATTATGTCAATCTTCTCTGTGCTCTGAACTTCACATCCAAACAAATAAAAACCATCACAAGATCCTCATCTTATACTTGCTCCAACCCATCATTGGACTTAAACTATCCATCTTTCATTGGATTTTTCAATGGGAACAGCAGCGAGTCGGATCCTAGAAGGATACAAGAATTCCAGAGGACCGTGACTAATATTGGAGATGGTATGTCAGTATACACAGCAAAATTGACCACAATGGGTAAATTTAAAGTTAATCTTGTACCTGAAAAGTTGGTTTTCAAAGAGAAGTATGAAAAGTTGAGCTACAAGCTAAGAATAGAAGGTCCATTAGTTATGGATGATATTGTGGTTTATGGTTCTTTGAGCTGGGTAGAAACTGAAGGTAAATATGTGGTTAGAAGTCCAATTGTTGCCACAAGCATAAAAGTAGATCCTTTGACAGGACACAACTGA